In one window of Caballeronia sp. TF1N1 DNA:
- a CDS encoding SDR family oxidoreductase yields the protein MRIFLTGATGFIGSALVTELIRAGHQVLGMTRSDAGAQTLEKAGAEVYRGTLEEPDSLVAGAAQADAVIHTAFDHDFSRFVENCEKDKRVIAALGSALEGSDRPLVITSGTGMGGGAHGEAASEDVFNASHPNPRIASELAGHALLDAGINVSVVRLPQVHNPFKQGLITPLVEVARKKGVSAYVGDGQNRWPAGHLSDVARLYRLVVEKGERGARYHAVGEEGVSSREIAESLGRGLKLPAVSIAPEEAAAHFGWMAMFVGLDMPASSALTQARLDWHPTGPTLIADLDEARYV from the coding sequence ATGCGTATTTTTCTGACAGGCGCGACCGGTTTTATCGGCTCGGCCCTCGTTACCGAACTCATTCGCGCCGGGCATCAGGTGCTCGGCATGACGCGCTCCGACGCGGGTGCGCAAACGCTCGAGAAAGCGGGCGCCGAGGTTTATCGCGGCACGCTGGAAGAGCCGGACAGTCTCGTCGCTGGCGCGGCGCAAGCAGACGCCGTCATCCACACGGCTTTCGATCACGACTTCTCGAGGTTCGTCGAGAACTGCGAAAAGGACAAGCGCGTCATTGCCGCGCTCGGCTCGGCGCTCGAAGGCTCGGACCGGCCGCTCGTCATCACGTCGGGAACCGGGATGGGCGGTGGCGCGCATGGCGAGGCGGCGAGCGAGGATGTGTTCAACGCGAGTCATCCGAACCCGCGCATCGCGTCGGAACTCGCGGGTCATGCGTTGCTGGACGCGGGCATCAACGTCTCGGTCGTGCGGCTGCCCCAAGTCCACAATCCGTTCAAGCAGGGACTCATTACGCCGCTCGTCGAGGTCGCGCGGAAGAAAGGCGTATCCGCTTATGTCGGCGATGGCCAGAACCGCTGGCCGGCGGGTCATCTGTCGGATGTCGCGCGGCTTTATCGGCTGGTCGTGGAAAAGGGCGAACGGGGCGCGCGATATCACGCGGTGGGTGAAGAAGGCGTCAGCAGCCGTGAGATCGCCGAGTCGCTGGGACGAGGCCTGAAGCTGCCGGCCGTTTCCATCGCGCCGGAGGAAGCCGCCGCGCATTTCGGATGGATGGCCATGTTCGTCGGTCTGGATATGCCCGCATCGAGCGCGTTGACGCAGGCGCGGCTCGACTGGCATCCGACCGGGCCGACGTTGATCGCCGATCTGGACGAGGCGCGGTATGTTTAA
- a CDS encoding helix-turn-helix transcriptional regulator yields the protein MSVNTARSLGDFLRSRRSRLDPAGFGYSGRRRTPGLRREEVAQRAHISPTWYTWLEQGRGGAPSAEVLDRISGALMLTDTEREHLFMLGLGRPPEVRYKSVEGVHPRLQHLLDSLEASPAIIKTAIWDVVAWNRAAAVVLTDYGTLPPGERNILQFLFRNPTVRAKQHDWESVARFVVGAFRADVARAGLASEVSELVDELCGASPEFEALWRDNDVLNHGDSNGIKRLLHPVLGQIELEYSAFSVDGRPDLGMIVYTPMDPVIAARVKVLAAAKA from the coding sequence ATGTCAGTCAACACGGCACGATCGCTGGGCGATTTCCTGAGGAGCCGTCGCTCGCGGCTCGACCCGGCGGGCTTCGGGTATTCCGGGCGCAGACGAACGCCCGGCCTGCGCCGGGAAGAGGTCGCGCAGCGCGCGCATATCAGCCCGACCTGGTACACGTGGCTCGAACAAGGGCGGGGCGGCGCGCCATCGGCGGAAGTGCTCGACCGCATCTCCGGCGCATTGATGCTGACGGATACCGAACGCGAGCATCTCTTCATGTTGGGCCTCGGGCGGCCGCCCGAAGTGCGCTACAAATCGGTCGAAGGCGTTCACCCCCGCTTGCAACACCTGCTCGATTCGCTCGAAGCGAGTCCGGCAATCATCAAGACCGCCATCTGGGATGTGGTCGCGTGGAACCGCGCCGCCGCTGTCGTGCTGACCGACTACGGCACGCTGCCGCCCGGCGAGCGCAATATCCTGCAGTTCCTGTTCCGCAATCCCACCGTCAGGGCCAAGCAGCACGATTGGGAAAGCGTCGCGCGGTTCGTCGTGGGCGCGTTCAGAGCGGATGTGGCGCGTGCCGGACTCGCTTCCGAGGTGAGCGAACTCGTGGACGAACTCTGCGGCGCGAGCCCGGAATTCGAGGCGTTATGGCGCGACAACGATGTGCTGAACCACGGCGACAGCAATGGCATCAAGCGCCTGCTTCATCCCGTGCTCGGTCAGATCGAGTTGGAGTATTCCGCATTCTCCGTCGATGGCCGGCCCGATCTCGGCATGATCGTCTACACGCCAATGGACCCGGTGATAGCCGCGCGCGTCAAGGTCCTCGCTGCCGCGAAGGCGTAA
- the epsC gene encoding serine O-acetyltransferase EpsC, whose product MAVFDIDDIVQSLQTVRQQWREVQRRSLEPGGRELPAREALTDIVGAMKGALFPMRLGPPDLRQESENFYVGHALDFALQGLLVQAKLELQYKARHAPRDDAAIDARASTAVKAFAKTLPRIRSLLDSDILAAYQGDPAAGSVDEVLLCYPGILVMIHHRIAHELYRLELPLLARIVAELAHSETGIDIHPGAKIGAGFFIDHGTGVVIGETTVIGDRVRIYQAVTLGAKRFPRDAAGNLEKGLARHPVVEDDVVIYAGATILGRVTLGQGAVIGGNVWLTHDVAPGSYVTQALSQSAAVSHAQTPTQTVVQTPKRAPQAEQVTP is encoded by the coding sequence GTGGCCGTATTCGATATCGATGACATCGTCCAGTCGCTTCAGACGGTGCGCCAGCAATGGCGGGAAGTGCAGCGGCGATCGCTCGAACCGGGCGGGCGCGAACTTCCGGCGCGCGAGGCGCTGACCGATATCGTCGGCGCGATGAAGGGCGCGCTCTTTCCAATGCGGCTCGGACCGCCCGATCTGCGTCAGGAAAGCGAGAACTTTTACGTGGGCCATGCGCTCGACTTCGCGCTGCAAGGGCTTCTCGTGCAAGCAAAGCTGGAACTGCAATATAAGGCGCGTCACGCACCACGCGACGATGCGGCCATCGACGCACGCGCGAGCACCGCGGTGAAGGCCTTCGCGAAGACGTTGCCGCGCATTCGGAGCCTTCTGGACAGCGATATTCTCGCGGCCTATCAGGGCGATCCGGCGGCAGGCAGCGTCGATGAAGTGCTGCTCTGCTATCCCGGCATTCTCGTGATGATTCATCACCGGATCGCGCATGAGTTGTACCGGCTGGAGTTGCCGTTGCTCGCGCGCATCGTCGCGGAACTCGCGCATAGCGAGACGGGCATCGATATTCATCCGGGCGCGAAGATCGGCGCGGGATTCTTCATCGATCATGGCACGGGCGTGGTGATCGGCGAGACGACGGTGATCGGCGACCGCGTGCGCATCTATCAGGCGGTGACGCTCGGCGCCAAACGCTTTCCACGCGATGCCGCAGGGAATCTGGAGAAAGGACTCGCACGGCATCCCGTGGTGGAAGACGATGTCGTCATCTACGCGGGCGCGACCATTCTGGGCCGCGTCACGCTCGGTCAAGGCGCGGTGATCGGCGGCAACGTATGGCTCACGCACGATGTCGCGCCGGGAAGCTACGTGACGCAGGCGCTTTCGCAGAGCGCGGCGGTGTCGCATGCGCAGACGCCGACCCAAACGGTCGTGCAAACGCCCAAGCGCGCGCCGCAAGCCGAACAGGTCACGCCATGA
- a CDS encoding helix-turn-helix domain-containing protein: protein MSTVVRHFGATVRELRESFGWTQEQLAEHAGLNRSYVGEIERGTCIASIVTLDKIAQAFNVPAGRLFGASRGDLASLILEFTPSAK, encoded by the coding sequence ATGAGCACGGTGGTGCGTCACTTCGGCGCGACCGTGCGCGAGTTGCGCGAGTCGTTCGGCTGGACGCAGGAACAACTCGCCGAACATGCGGGGCTCAATCGCTCCTATGTCGGCGAGATAGAACGTGGGACGTGCATCGCTTCCATCGTGACGCTCGACAAGATCGCGCAAGCGTTCAACGTGCCGGCGGGGCGTCTTTTCGGCGCATCGCGTGGAGATCTGGCGTCGCTGATATTGGAGTTCACGCCATCGGCGAAGTGA